In a genomic window of Streptomyces koelreuteriae:
- a CDS encoding TetR/AcrR family transcriptional regulator, with translation MVPMPESRPYHHGDLRSTLLAGAERTLREKGAGALSLRELAREAGVSHAAPGRHFKDKQALLNALALAGYDRLGQALDGADDATLPLERRLTALARSYLAFAIDNAELLELMYARKHEPDASEQMAAAVDRTVGSLERVIADAQERGEIIAGDPQHLTLLTGATLQGIASFAAGGMLAPEAALDGIEELVHLLLHGLKPR, from the coding sequence ATGGTGCCCATGCCCGAGAGCCGCCCCTACCACCACGGAGACCTGCGCTCCACCCTGCTCGCAGGCGCCGAGCGCACCCTGCGGGAGAAGGGGGCCGGCGCGCTCTCCCTGCGCGAACTGGCCCGCGAGGCCGGCGTCAGCCATGCCGCCCCCGGCCGCCACTTCAAGGACAAGCAGGCCCTGCTCAACGCCCTGGCGCTCGCCGGGTACGACCGGCTGGGCCAGGCCCTGGACGGCGCCGACGACGCCACCCTCCCGCTGGAGCGGCGGCTCACCGCCCTCGCCCGGAGCTATCTCGCCTTCGCGATCGACAACGCCGAGCTGCTGGAGCTCATGTACGCCCGCAAGCACGAGCCGGACGCCTCGGAGCAGATGGCCGCGGCCGTCGACCGGACGGTGGGCTCCCTGGAGCGGGTCATCGCCGACGCCCAGGAGCGCGGCGAGATCATCGCCGGCGACCCGCAGCACCTCACCCTGCTGACCGGCGCCACCCTCCAGGGCATCGCCTCCTTCGCGGCGGGCGGCATGCTCGCCCCCGAGGCGGCCCTCGACGGCATCGAGGAGCTCGTCCACCTCCTCCTGCACGGCCTCAAGCCCCGCTGA
- a CDS encoding oxidoreductase, translating into MAEKKTKSNEASDARRLPDLTGRTVVVTGANSGIGLTATDALARAGAHVVLAVRDPERGRAAAATVRGSTEVRRLDLADLSSVREFAEAWREPLHTLINNAGVMMLPRQHTKDGFEMQFGTNHLGHFALTNLLLPHITDRVVTVSSGAHRWGGARIGFDDLDLTTGYTPQRAYAQSKLANLLFTLELQRRLEESGSPVRALAAHPGYAATNLQSHAANPAARAFMRLGNRFFAQDDRAGALPTLYAATQDLPGASYVGPDGLGEMRGAPTLVGRSRAASDPQTARRLWRVSEELTGTLFPLTVGEPA; encoded by the coding sequence ATGGCTGAGAAGAAGACGAAGAGCAATGAGGCATCGGACGCGCGCCGTCTGCCCGATCTCACCGGCCGGACCGTCGTCGTCACCGGCGCCAACAGCGGCATCGGTCTCACCGCGACCGACGCGCTGGCCCGGGCGGGGGCGCATGTCGTCCTCGCCGTACGGGACCCGGAGCGGGGGCGGGCCGCAGCGGCGACCGTGCGCGGCAGCACCGAGGTGCGGCGCCTTGACCTGGCGGATCTCTCCTCCGTACGGGAGTTCGCCGAGGCCTGGCGGGAGCCGCTGCACACGCTGATCAACAACGCCGGCGTGATGATGCTCCCCAGGCAGCACACCAAGGACGGCTTCGAGATGCAGTTCGGCACGAACCATCTCGGTCACTTCGCCCTGACCAACCTGCTGCTCCCGCACATCACCGACCGCGTCGTCACGGTCTCCTCGGGCGCCCACCGCTGGGGCGGCGCGCGGATCGGCTTCGACGACCTGGATCTGACGACGGGCTACACCCCGCAGCGCGCCTACGCCCAGTCCAAGCTGGCCAACCTCCTGTTCACCCTGGAACTCCAGCGCCGGCTGGAGGAGTCGGGCTCCCCCGTCCGCGCCCTGGCCGCCCACCCCGGTTACGCGGCCACCAACCTCCAGAGCCACGCGGCCAACCCGGCGGCGCGCGCCTTCATGCGCCTCGGCAACCGGTTCTTCGCGCAGGACGACCGGGCCGGCGCACTCCCCACCCTCTATGCCGCCACCCAGGATCTGCCCGGCGCGAGCTACGTCGGCCCCGACGGCCTCGGCGAGATGCGCGGCGCCCCGACCCTGGTCGGCCGCTCCCGTGCGGCCAGCGACCCCCAGACGGCACGCCGGCTGTGGCGG